A genomic region of Bradyrhizobium sp. ORS 278 contains the following coding sequences:
- a CDS encoding DUF6496 domain-containing protein, producing the protein MARTARKYSKGASRDVERAMKKRKAGTLKSGGSGRKVKSRKQAIAIGLSEARREGKKVPPRKSAKSSAKKSSAKKSSKSSSKKSAKKSTKKTTKKSSKKS; encoded by the coding sequence ATGGCACGAACAGCACGCAAATACTCCAAGGGCGCATCCAGGGACGTCGAGCGCGCGATGAAGAAGCGCAAGGCCGGCACGTTGAAGAGCGGCGGCTCCGGCCGCAAGGTCAAGAGCCGCAAGCAGGCGATCGCGATCGGCCTGTCCGAGGCCCGCCGAGAGGGCAAGAAGGTGCCGCCGCGGAAGAGCGCTAAATCGTCGGCGAAGAAGTCGTCGGCGAAGAAGTCCTCGAAGAGTTCGAGCAAGAAGAGCGCGAAGAAGAGCACCAAGAAAACGACGAAGAAGTCGTCGAAGAAGAGCTGA
- a CDS encoding Ku protein, whose protein sequence is MAPRAYWKGSLKLSLVTCPVVLYPASTSVEKTRFHLINRETGNRLKQQMIDAETGDLVEGDQKGRGYELSKGQYVEIEPEELEAVQIESNHTIDIDSFVPREEIDQRYLNHPYYIAPDGKAAVDAFAVIRDAMKDQDRVALARIVLTHREHVIAIEPMGKGMLGTTLRFPYELRDEAEFFDDIKAPKITKDMVELAGHILQTKAAHFKPSEFKDQYETALKALVKRKASGKPIKLPEPEERSGNVVSLMDALKQSLGKGDKKAAPAPSRRAPAHRRPAKKAHRSAARQRKAG, encoded by the coding sequence ATGGCCCCCCGCGCCTATTGGAAAGGCTCGCTCAAACTCTCGCTCGTCACTTGCCCCGTCGTGCTCTATCCGGCGTCGACCTCGGTGGAGAAGACGCGCTTTCACCTGATCAACCGCGAGACCGGCAACCGGCTGAAGCAGCAGATGATCGATGCCGAGACCGGTGACCTCGTCGAGGGCGATCAGAAGGGCCGCGGCTACGAACTATCCAAGGGGCAATATGTCGAGATCGAGCCGGAGGAGCTGGAGGCCGTCCAGATCGAGAGCAACCACACCATCGACATCGACAGCTTCGTGCCGCGCGAGGAGATCGACCAGCGCTATCTCAACCACCCCTACTACATCGCTCCCGACGGCAAGGCGGCGGTCGATGCCTTTGCGGTGATCCGCGACGCGATGAAGGACCAGGACCGCGTCGCGCTGGCGCGCATCGTGCTGACGCATCGCGAGCACGTCATTGCGATCGAGCCGATGGGCAAGGGCATGCTCGGCACCACCTTGCGCTTCCCCTATGAGCTGCGCGACGAAGCGGAGTTCTTCGACGACATCAAGGCGCCGAAGATCACCAAGGACATGGTGGAGCTCGCCGGACACATCCTGCAGACCAAGGCGGCGCACTTCAAGCCGTCGGAGTTCAAGGACCAGTACGAGACCGCGCTGAAGGCGCTGGTGAAACGCAAGGCCTCGGGCAAGCCGATCAAGCTGCCGGAGCCCGAGGAGCGGTCCGGCAATGTCGTGAGCCTGATGGATGCGCTGAAGCAGAGCCTGGGCAAGGGCGACAAGAAGGCGGCACCGGCGCCATCGCGGCGTGCGCCTGCGCATCGGCGTCCGGCGAAGAAGGCGCACCGCTCGGCGGCGCGGCAGAGGAAAGCGGGGTGA